Proteins found in one Exiguobacterium sp. 9-2 genomic segment:
- the dnaJ gene encoding molecular chaperone DnaJ — MEKRDYYEVLGVARDASSAEIKRAYRKLARTYHPDVNKEADADAKFKELSEAYEVLSDDNKRARYDQFGHQDPSQGGGGFSGAEGFGDIFDMFFGGGRRQDPNAPRKGQDLQYVEEIDFMESVTGVEKTITIPVEEDCSTCHGSGAKPGTHPETCKRCGGSGHINVEQNTMFGRVVNQTTCSTCHGRGQIVKEPCETCRGAGRVRKNKDVRVKIPAGIDNGQQIRLAGKGEAGVNGGPAGDLYVVVRVAAHELFERVDDHIVMDMPLTFAQATLGDEIEVPTVHGKVSLKIPAGTQTGSRFRLRGKGMPNVRSGHHGDQYVNVVVITPKNLTERQKELLREFNEISDEKGVEEQHEGVFSRIKTFFTG; from the coding sequence GTGGAAAAACGCGATTATTATGAAGTACTAGGCGTCGCGCGCGATGCCTCATCAGCGGAAATCAAACGCGCCTACCGAAAGCTTGCCCGGACGTACCACCCGGACGTCAACAAGGAAGCCGATGCGGATGCAAAATTCAAGGAATTATCGGAAGCGTATGAAGTGTTGTCCGATGACAATAAACGAGCACGTTACGACCAATTTGGTCACCAAGATCCATCACAAGGTGGCGGTGGATTCAGTGGAGCTGAAGGATTTGGCGACATCTTCGACATGTTCTTCGGTGGCGGACGTCGTCAAGATCCAAATGCCCCACGTAAAGGACAGGACTTACAATACGTTGAGGAAATCGACTTCATGGAATCGGTCACAGGCGTCGAGAAGACGATCACGATCCCAGTCGAAGAAGATTGCAGTACATGTCATGGTTCGGGTGCTAAACCAGGAACACATCCAGAAACATGTAAACGATGCGGTGGTTCGGGGCACATCAACGTCGAACAAAACACGATGTTCGGTCGTGTCGTCAACCAAACAACGTGTTCGACATGTCATGGCCGTGGACAAATCGTCAAGGAGCCATGTGAAACATGTCGTGGAGCTGGTCGTGTCCGTAAAAACAAAGATGTCCGTGTCAAAATTCCAGCAGGGATCGACAATGGGCAACAAATTCGTTTAGCAGGCAAAGGGGAAGCCGGTGTCAACGGTGGACCAGCAGGTGACTTGTATGTCGTCGTCCGTGTCGCAGCACACGAACTGTTCGAACGCGTCGACGATCATATCGTCATGGATATGCCACTTACATTTGCGCAAGCAACACTCGGTGATGAGATCGAAGTGCCGACCGTTCATGGCAAGGTCAGTCTGAAGATTCCAGCGGGCACACAGACAGGATCACGTTTCCGTCTCCGCGGAAAAGGGATGCCGAACGTCCGGTCCGGTCACCATGGTGACCAATACGTCAACGTCGTCGTCATCACACCGAAGAATCTGACGGAACGTCAAAAAGAACTATTACGGGAATTCAATGAAATCAGCGATGAAAAAGGTGTCGAAGAGCAACACGAAGGTGTCTTCAGCCGGATCAAGACATTCTTTACAGGGTGA